One window of the Pseudomonadota bacterium genome contains the following:
- a CDS encoding methane monooxygenase/ammonia monooxygenase subunit A → MSSYSPTVFTKAEIVQASRTADWLILTLSFLVFTGGFHVHAMLTMGDWDFWTDWKDRRLWVTVTPIMCITFPAAAQYFLWGKLRLPFAATFTILGLLFGEWVNRYFNFWGWTYFPINFVWAATLVPGAIILDVVLLWSKSFLVTAVVGGLGFGLIFYPGNWVMLAPLHQPVEYHGMAMTIADIQGYHYVRTGTPEYIRFVEKGTLRTFGKDVVPVSAFFSGFICVLIYFIWHFFGRWFCTTKYLTEY, encoded by the coding sequence ATGAGTTCCTATTCACCTACGGTATTTACGAAAGCCGAGATCGTTCAGGCTTCCAGGACGGCCGACTGGCTGATCCTGACCCTGTCGTTCCTGGTGTTCACGGGCGGGTTCCACGTCCACGCCATGCTGACGATGGGCGACTGGGACTTCTGGACGGACTGGAAGGATCGCCGTCTGTGGGTCACGGTGACGCCGATCATGTGCATCACCTTCCCTGCGGCGGCGCAATACTTCCTGTGGGGCAAGCTGCGCCTCCCCTTCGCGGCGACCTTCACCATCCTGGGGTTGCTGTTCGGCGAGTGGGTCAACCGTTACTTCAACTTCTGGGGCTGGACCTACTTCCCCATCAACTTCGTGTGGGCCGCGACCTTGGTCCCGGGCGCCATCATCCTCGATGTCGTCCTGCTGTGGTCGAAGAGCTTCCTGGTCACGGCCGTGGTAGGCGGTCTGGGATTTGGCCTCATCTTCTATCCCGGTAACTGGGTCATGCTGGCGCCCCTGCATCAGCCGGTCGAGTACCATGGGATGGCCATGACCATCGCCGACATCCAGGGTTACCACTACGTGCGGACGGGTACGCCCGAGTACATCCGCTTCGTCGAGAAAGGCACCCTGAGGACCTTCGGTAAAGACGTGGTGCCGGTTTCGGCCTTCTTCTCCGGGTTCATCTGCGTTCTCATCTATTTCATCTGGCACTTCTTCGGTCGTTGGTTCTGCACCACGAAGTACCTGACGGAGTACTAG